One stretch of Bosea vaviloviae DNA includes these proteins:
- a CDS encoding MurR/RpiR family transcriptional regulator, with the protein MTTAKQPASKSAEIRKSPSSQGLEGALDRLQALRANLPPTAARIADFFVAHAGEVVHMSVTEVAERTGASEGSVISLCQQLGARGFQQVKIALARDLVQPVQFIHEDLARSDDTGTVIEKIFRSDLQALHDTMKALDTGAMERAVAAILKARRVELYGIGSAAPIAEDANYRLLRIGVEAKVVVDSHVQAISASLTGPDVAVITISHSGSTHETVTATKLAKEAGATTICITNFGKSPLLAHADIVLHTMARETQFRTEAMTSRIAQLAIIDALIACLSLADYDKALATIGKTFDVLSTKRY; encoded by the coding sequence ATGACCACCGCAAAGCAGCCCGCCTCCAAATCTGCAGAGATCCGCAAGAGCCCATCATCCCAAGGGTTGGAGGGTGCGCTCGATCGTCTGCAGGCGCTGCGCGCCAACCTGCCGCCGACCGCCGCCCGCATCGCCGATTTCTTCGTCGCCCATGCCGGCGAGGTGGTGCACATGTCGGTCACGGAAGTCGCCGAGCGCACCGGCGCCAGCGAAGGCAGCGTCATCTCGCTGTGCCAGCAGCTCGGCGCGCGCGGCTTCCAGCAGGTCAAGATCGCGCTGGCGCGCGATTTGGTGCAGCCGGTCCAGTTCATCCATGAGGATCTTGCCCGCAGCGACGACACCGGCACGGTGATCGAAAAGATCTTCCGCAGCGATCTCCAGGCGCTGCACGACACCATGAAGGCGCTCGACACCGGCGCGATGGAGCGGGCCGTCGCCGCGATCCTGAAAGCGCGACGCGTCGAGCTCTACGGCATCGGCAGCGCCGCCCCGATCGCGGAGGACGCGAATTACCGCCTGCTGCGCATCGGCGTCGAGGCCAAGGTGGTGGTCGATTCCCATGTCCAGGCGATCAGCGCCTCGCTGACCGGGCCGGATGTGGCTGTCATCACCATCTCCCATTCCGGCAGCACGCATGAGACCGTGACGGCGACCAAGCTCGCCAAGGAGGCCGGCGCGACGACGATCTGCATCACCAATTTCGGCAAGTCGCCGCTGCTCGCCCATGCCGATATCGTGCTGCACACCATGGCGCGCGAAACCCAGTTCCGCACGGAGGCGATGACCAGCCGCATCGCCCAGCTCGCCATCATCGACGCGCTGATCGCCTGCCTGTCGCTGGCCGATTACGACAAGGCCCTGGCGACGATCGGCAAGACCTTCGACGTGCTCTCGACCAAGCGGTATTGA